A genomic region of Drosophila kikkawai strain 14028-0561.14 chromosome X, DkikHiC1v2, whole genome shotgun sequence contains the following coding sequences:
- the Crag gene encoding DENN domain-containing protein Crag isoform X2, giving the protein MEEKRIADYFVVAGMPEQPQLLQENIFNDSGRLRAASTIEPITDIGVFFPLLGEEIPEGFELLAHTPTGLPANLNHGSVRTTECYIYFRRGKDRPPLVDIGVLYDGHERIMSDAEIVAETPGGRVANVNNSSAKTFLTYRRARADMPCNELVVTELCVIVQSKGERAPHAFCLIYKTLNKGYVGSDVYLCYKKSMYRPKHISYKPEILLRYPTVDHNDFPLNLCPSVPLFCLPMGASLEAWPHVNGTEKRKPISPVFSTFVLTVNDGTYKVYGSALTFYEDYDESQLSEDQKELLGWDETFGAQHSLHMIKAICLLSHHPFGDTFDKWLKYLHRMVLYGVNIPIPVERYITQLLDEVPFPAPSIHLQLSSESNDRILLTQPEDSPLPRSGAGFHMLLQNLGTDNCLHVLLLALTEQKILIHSLRPATLTAVAEAIVSLLFPFKWQCPYIPLCPLGLAEVLHAPLPYLIGVDSRFFDLYEPPTDVTCIDLDTNNISLCESQRHLSPKLLPKRAARLLRHTLTELENAKPISYDSTNSLDRDIRKRKRELVLEQRIQEAFLLFMASILRGYRDFLVPISKAPSVGATDPSALFQLKAFLRSRDKSYQKFFELLMKTQMFIRFIEERSFVSDGDHGLSFFDECAEKVGNYDETPAQLHLVDWDTGQNSERTKYIFPPDGGVTPGPHEEPAYNYENFTLQPQLLEGTKKTALSKFLQLQLNASLSPGSPIARRTKHEIKLSQKMASRCQQHPEAWSKYLLATCYSLYFLILPSMVLDTRHAGKEPDILRAAYDVLVRASRLKITCDEFCYRIMMQLCGIHNLPVLAVRLHYLMKRSGVQANALTYGFYNRCVLESQWPSDSTTLSQIRWNRIKNVVLGAAQFRRAGKRRAAAKVSKSLSASEDQNLSTLETVDGQSRSSLASSGGGDGTGGGGGHGLLDFAAFDRLRNKLGSIVRQTVTGGSNDAMLPTDVGEPNAPHAATPTYGGDTDILAKALQQQQPRKQIMSIGGGDDDDDEEEEDEEDDDEYTAGSPSTSPQKQQETGSHELQFSGGGDYEADEEDDDAEAQDDDDRVAASQRPRQQRVQSPTKISPRTPVTQNDPLGALNEEESAAGTGATPAAAAAAEEQQEHQPRQVDSSLYSDKPILFRGQRSATFDESTQIGKSMHRSETMPVASSGVTHSLANIGSSLKFTFGPSLTGKKSNELIQGSLSSIKYAANSLTKKFDEIKGAISANSTPTKTNNGQHQHQQQHHHHHPHHHHHHHHLHQQHGNPELEEHDAAAVPSSAVHEDGKLRRVSSDLDPWGRLSESRKSSYNNLVPLGENTSSGALHMHAFPALPDNLYSVTGENAADRDCDVLIQLTTCSQCHNCSVLVYDEEIMSGWTAEDSNLNTTCHACNKLTVPFLSVQIERQEAEAEVEADQLEGSSSKDQNGTSSSSSSLTVPYLNPLVLRKELENILTQEGDMALIKPAFVEEHPIIYWNLLWLMERIEGKTHLPELCLPVPSDKEQLDPLSKVKTVHIQCLWDNLSLHSEASGPPMYILYREVQPTSLFADQQAQLNKNVIQQIISAIRCNDLATPLKRLANERHKLKSDGVERSHSFYRDILFLALTAIGRTNVDLATFHREYAAVFDKLTERECNMYYRNQDLPPSASTIFCRAYFRPLLLP; this is encoded by the exons ATGGAGGAGAAACGCATTGCCGACTATTTTGTGGTCGCCGGCATGCCGGAACAGCCTCAGCTGCTGCAGGAGAACATCTTCAATGACTCGGGCCGGCTGAGGGCGGCGAGCACCATTGAGCCCATCACGGACATTGGCGTCTTCTTTCCCCTCCTGGGCGAGGAGATACCCGAGGGCTTTGAGCTTCTGGCGCACACGCCCACCGGTTTGCCGGCCAACCTTAATCATGGATCGGTGCGCACCACCGAGTGCTACATCTACTTTCGGCGGGGCAAGGATCGTCCCCCGCTGGTGGATATAG GAGTTCTTTACGATGGCCACGAACGCATCATGTCGGACGCTGAAATCGTGGCCGAAACTCCTGGCGGCCGGGTGGCCAATGTCAACAACTCATCGGCCAAGACCTTCCTCACGTATCGACGCGCTCGGGCCGATATGCCCTGCAACGAGCTGGTGGTCACCGAACTCTGCGTCATCGTCCAGAGCAAGGGGGAACGGGCACCGCATGCCTTCTGTTTGATCTACAAGACGCTGAACAAGGGCTATGTGGGCAGCGATGTGTATTTGTGCTACAAGAAGTCCATGTACCGGCCGAAGCACATCAGCTACAAGCCGGAGATCCTGCTGCGCTATCCCACCGTCGATCACAACGATTTCCCGCTGAATCTGTGCCCCAGCGTTCCGCTCTTCTGCCTGCCGATGGGTGCCTCCCTGGAGGCCTGGCCACATGTCAACGGAACGGAGAAGCGAAAGCCCATTAGTCCGGTGTTTAGTACCTTTGTGCTGACGGTGAACGATGGCACCTACAAGGTGTACGGATCGGCGCTTACCTTCTACGAGGATTACGA CGAGTCCCAGTTGTCGGAGGATCAGAAGGAGCTGCTCGGTTGGGATGAGACCTTTGGGGCCCAGCACTCGCTGCACATGATCAAGGCGATTTGCCTGCTGTCGCATCATCCCTTTGGCGACACCTTCGACAAGTGGCTGAAGTACCTTCAC CGCATGGTATTGTATGGCGTCAATATACCCATTCCCGTGGAGCGTTATATAACGCAGCTATTGGACGAGGTGCCATTTCCGGCGCCAAGTATTCACCTGCAGCTGTCCAGCGAGTCGAATGATCGCATTCTGCTCACGCAGCCGGAAGATTCGCCGCTGCCAAGAAGCGGCGCTGGCTTTCACATGCTACTCCAAAACCTGGGCACCGACAACTGCCTGCATGTGCTCCTGCTGGCCCTCACCGAACAGAAGATACTCATCCACTCGCTCAG GCCTGCCACCTTGACGGCCGTGGCCGAGGCCATTGTTTCGCTGCTGTTCCCCTTCAAGTGGCAGTGTCCGTACATACCGCTCTGTCCCCTTGGCCTGGCCGAGGTGCTGCACGCCCCATTGCCGTACTTGATTGGCGTGGACTCGCGCTTCTTCGATCTGTATGAGCCGCCCACGGATGTGACCTGCATTGATCTGGACACGAACAATATAAGC TTGTGCGAATCGCAGCGTCACTTGTCGCCAAAGCTGCTGCCCAAACGGGCTGCCCGCCTGCTCCGCCATACCCTGACCGAGCTGGAGAACGCCAAGCCCATCAGCTACGACTCAACGAATAGCCTGGATCGGGACATTAGGAAGCGAAAGCGGGAACTGGTGCTGGAGCAGCGCATTCAGGAGGCCTTCCTGCTGTTTATGGCCAGCATTTTGCGCGGCTATAGGGACTTTCTGGTGCCCATTTCCAAGGCCCCTTCGGTGGGGGCCACCGATCCGAGTGCCCTCTTCCAGCTGAAGGCCTTCCTCCGGTCACGGGATAAG TCCTACCAGAAGTTCTTTGAGCTACTGATGAAGACCCAGATGTTCATCCGGTTCATCGAGGAGCGCTCCTTCGTCTCGGACGGCGACCATGGGCTGAGCTTCTTCGACGAGTGCGCGGAAAAGGTGGGCAACTACGATGAGACGCCGGCGCAACTGCATCTGGTGGACTGGGATACGGGCCAGAATAGTGAGCGCACCAAGTATATCTTTCCGCCGGATGGCGGCGTTACACCAGGACCGCACGAGGAGCCGGCCTACAACTATGAGAACTTTACTCTGCAGCCGCAGCTATTGGAGGGCACCAAGAAGACGGCTCTGTCCAAGttcctgcagctgcagctgaacGCCTCGCTGTCGCCAGGATCGCCAATTGCCCGACGGACCAAGCACGAGATCAAGCTGTCCCAGAAGATGGCCAGCCGGTGTCAGCAGCATCCAGAGGCATGGTCCAAGTACCTGCTGGCCACCTGCTATTCGCTGTACTTCCTCATCCTGCCCTCGATGGTGCTGGATACGCGGCATGCGGGCAAGGAGCCGGACATATTGCGCGCGGCGTACGATGTCCTGGTGCGGGCCAGTCGGCTGAAGATTACCTGCGATGAGTTCTGCTACCGGATCATGATGCAGCTCTGCGGCATCCACAATCTGCCCGTCCTGGCCGTGCGCCTGCACTACCTGATGAAGCGATCGGGCGTCCAGGCGAATGCCCTCACCTATGGCTTCTACAATCGCTGCGTGCTGGAGTCCCAGTGGCCGAGTGACAGCACCACGCTGAGCCAGATCCGTTGGAATCGCATCAAGAACGTGGTTCTGGGAGCGGCGCAGTTCCGGAGAGCTGGCAAGCGGCGGGCAGCAGCCAAG GTGAGCAAGTCGCTGAGCGCCTCGGAGGATCAGAATCTTAGCACTCTGGAGACAGTGGACGGTCAGTCGCGTAGCAGCCTGGCCTCCTCGGGCGGCGGCGATGGTactggcggtggcggtggccacGGACTGCTCGACTTTGCCGCCTTCGATCGGCTGCGCAACAAGCTGGGTAGCATTGTCCGCCAGACGGTGACGGGGGGCAGCAATGATGCCATGCTGCCCACGGATGTCGGCGAGCCGAATGCTCCGCAtgcagccacgcccacctaTGGCGGCGACACTGATATCCTGGCAAAGgccctgcagcagcagcagccgcgcAAGCAAATTATGAGCATCGGtggcggcgacgacgacgacgacgaagaagaagaggacgaggaggacgatgATGAGTACACGGCGGGATCGCCCAGCACATCGCCACAGAAGCAACAGGAGACGGGCTCCCATGAGCTGCAGTTTAGTGGCGGTGGCGACTATGAGGCCGATGAGGAGGATGACGATGCGGAAGCGCAGGATGACGATGATCGTGTGGCCGCCTCCCAGCGCCCCAGACAGCAGCGGGTCCAGAGTCCAACCAA GATATCACCGCGTACCCCCGTCACCCAGAACGATCCGCTGGGTGCCCTCAATGAGGAGGAGTCAGCAGCAGGAACTGGCGCcacacctgctgctgctgctgctgccgaggAGCAACAGGAGCATCAGCCAAGGCAGGTGGACAGCAGCCTGTACAGCGACAAGCCGATACTCTTCCGCGGCCAGAGGAGTGCCACTTTTGACGAGTCGACACAGATTGGGAAGAGCATGCACCGGTCGGAGACGATGCCGGTGGCCAGCAGCGGGGTGACCCACAGTCTGGCCAATATCGGATCCTCGCTGAAGTTCACATTTGG TCCCAGCTTGACGGGCAAAAAGTCGAACGAGCTCATCCAGGGCAGCCTGAGCAGCATCAAGTATGCCGCCAACTCGCTGACCAAGAAGTTCGATGAGATTAAGGGCGCCATATCGGCCAACTCGACGCCGACAAAGACGAACAATGGGcaacatcagcatcagcagcagcatcatcatcaccacccgcaccatcatcatcatcaccatcatctGCATCAGCAGCATGGCAATccggagctggaggagcatgatgctgctgctgttccttCCTCAGCCGTTCACGAGGATGGCAAGCTGCGGCGGGTGTCAAGTGATTTGGATCCCTGGGGCAGGCTCAGCGAGTCGCGCAAGTCTAGCTACAACAACCTGGTGCCGCTGGGCGAGAACACATCCAGCGGGGCCCTGCACATGCACGCCTTTCCCGCGCTGCCCGACAATCTCTACAGTGTGACAGGAgag AATGCCGCGGACAGGGACTGCGATGTGTTGATTCAGCTGACGACGTGCTCACAGTGCCACAACTGCTCGGTGCTCGTCTACGACGAGGAGATCATGAGCGGGTGGACGGCGGAGGACTCTAACCTGAATACCACCTGCCATGCCTGCAACAAGCTCACGGTGCCCTTCCTCAGCGTGCAGATCGAACGgcaggaggcggaggcggaggtggAGGCGGACCAGCTGGAGGGCAGCAGCTCCAAGGATCAAAACGGAActagcagcagtagcagcagcctGACAGTGCCGTATCTAAATCCCCTGGTGCTGCgcaaggagctggagaacATACTCACCCAGGAAGGCGACATGGCGCTCATCAAGCCCGCCTTTGTCGAGGAGCACCCCATTATATATTGGAATCTGCTCTGGCTTATGGAGCGGATCGAGGGCAAGACGCACCTGCCGGAGTTATGTCTGCCCGTGCCG AGCGACAAGGAGCAGCTGGATCCGCTGAGCAAGGTGAAGACAGTGCACATCCAGTGCCTGTGGGACAATCTCAGTCTGCATAGCGAGGCCAGCGGCCCGCCCATGTACATACTGTACCGGGAGGTACAGCCGACGAGCCTGTTTGCCGATCAGCAGGCGCAGCTCAACAAGAA TGTCATTCAGCAAATCATTTCGGCCATTCGATGCAACGATTTGGCCACTCCCCTGAAACGCTTGGCCAACGAGCGGCACAAGCTCAAGAGCGATGGCGTGGAAAGATCGCACTCCTTCTATCGCGACATCCTCTTCCTGGCCCTGACCGCCATCGGCCGGACGAACGTGGATCTGGCCACATTCCATCGCGAGTATGCGGCCGTCTTTGACAAGCTAACAGAGCGGGAGTGCAATATGTATTATCGCAACCAGGATCTGCCGCCCTCGGCCTCGACCATCTTCTGTCGCGCCTACTTCCGGCCTCTACTGCTGCCCTGA
- the Crag gene encoding DENN domain-containing protein Crag isoform X1: MEEKRIADYFVVAGMPEQPQLLQENIFNDSGRLRAASTIEPITDIGVFFPLLGEEIPEGFELLAHTPTGLPANLNHGSVRTTECYIYFRRGKDRPPLVDIGVLYDGHERIMSDAEIVAETPGGRVANVNNSSAKTFLTYRRARADMPCNELVVTELCVIVQSKGERAPHAFCLIYKTLNKGYVGSDVYLCYKKSMYRPKHISYKPEILLRYPTVDHNDFPLNLCPSVPLFCLPMGASLEAWPHVNGTEKRKPISPVFSTFVLTVNDGTYKVYGSALTFYEDYDESQLSEDQKELLGWDETFGAQHSLHMIKAICLLSHHPFGDTFDKWLKYLHRMVLYGVNIPIPVERYITQLLDEVPFPAPSIHLQLSSESNDRILLTQPEDSPLPRSGAGFHMLLQNLGTDNCLHVLLLALTEQKILIHSLRPATLTAVAEAIVSLLFPFKWQCPYIPLCPLGLAEVLHAPLPYLIGVDSRFFDLYEPPTDVTCIDLDTNNISLCESQRHLSPKLLPKRAARLLRHTLTELENAKPISYDSTNSLDRDIRKRKRELVLEQRIQEAFLLFMASILRGYRDFLVPISKAPSVGATDPSALFQLKAFLRSRDKSYQKFFELLMKTQMFIRFIEERSFVSDGDHGLSFFDECAEKVGNYDETPAQLHLVDWDTGQNSERTKYIFPPDGGVTPGPHEEPAYNYENFTLQPQLLEGTKKTALSKFLQLQLNASLSPGSPIARRTKHEIKLSQKMASRCQQHPEAWSKYLLATCYSLYFLILPSMVLDTRHAGKEPDILRAAYDVLVRASRLKITCDEFCYRIMMQLCGIHNLPVLAVRLHYLMKRSGVQANALTYGFYNRCVLESQWPSDSTTLSQIRWNRIKNVVLGAAQFRRAGKRRAAAKVSKSLSASEDQNLSTLETVDGQSRSSLASSGGGDGTGGGGGHGLLDFAAFDRLRNKLGSIVRQTVTGGSNDAMLPTDVGEPNAPHAATPTYGGDTDILAKALQQQQPRKQIMSIGGGDDDDDEEEEDEEDDDEYTAGSPSTSPQKQQETGSHELQFSGGGDYEADEEDDDAEAQDDDDRVAASQRPRQQRVQSPTKISPRTPVTQNDPLGALNEEESAAGTGATPAAAAAAEEQQEHQPRQVDSSLYSDKPILFRGQRSATFDESTQIGKSMHRSETMPVASSGVTHSLANIGSSLKFTFGRYSPARLSLKKDLKLPANIIENISSISPSLTGKKSNELIQGSLSSIKYAANSLTKKFDEIKGAISANSTPTKTNNGQHQHQQQHHHHHPHHHHHHHHLHQQHGNPELEEHDAAAVPSSAVHEDGKLRRVSSDLDPWGRLSESRKSSYNNLVPLGENTSSGALHMHAFPALPDNLYSVTGENAADRDCDVLIQLTTCSQCHNCSVLVYDEEIMSGWTAEDSNLNTTCHACNKLTVPFLSVQIERQEAEAEVEADQLEGSSSKDQNGTSSSSSSLTVPYLNPLVLRKELENILTQEGDMALIKPAFVEEHPIIYWNLLWLMERIEGKTHLPELCLPVPSDKEQLDPLSKVKTVHIQCLWDNLSLHSEASGPPMYILYREVQPTSLFADQQAQLNKNVIQQIISAIRCNDLATPLKRLANERHKLKSDGVERSHSFYRDILFLALTAIGRTNVDLATFHREYAAVFDKLTERECNMYYRNQDLPPSASTIFCRAYFRPLLLP, translated from the exons ATGGAGGAGAAACGCATTGCCGACTATTTTGTGGTCGCCGGCATGCCGGAACAGCCTCAGCTGCTGCAGGAGAACATCTTCAATGACTCGGGCCGGCTGAGGGCGGCGAGCACCATTGAGCCCATCACGGACATTGGCGTCTTCTTTCCCCTCCTGGGCGAGGAGATACCCGAGGGCTTTGAGCTTCTGGCGCACACGCCCACCGGTTTGCCGGCCAACCTTAATCATGGATCGGTGCGCACCACCGAGTGCTACATCTACTTTCGGCGGGGCAAGGATCGTCCCCCGCTGGTGGATATAG GAGTTCTTTACGATGGCCACGAACGCATCATGTCGGACGCTGAAATCGTGGCCGAAACTCCTGGCGGCCGGGTGGCCAATGTCAACAACTCATCGGCCAAGACCTTCCTCACGTATCGACGCGCTCGGGCCGATATGCCCTGCAACGAGCTGGTGGTCACCGAACTCTGCGTCATCGTCCAGAGCAAGGGGGAACGGGCACCGCATGCCTTCTGTTTGATCTACAAGACGCTGAACAAGGGCTATGTGGGCAGCGATGTGTATTTGTGCTACAAGAAGTCCATGTACCGGCCGAAGCACATCAGCTACAAGCCGGAGATCCTGCTGCGCTATCCCACCGTCGATCACAACGATTTCCCGCTGAATCTGTGCCCCAGCGTTCCGCTCTTCTGCCTGCCGATGGGTGCCTCCCTGGAGGCCTGGCCACATGTCAACGGAACGGAGAAGCGAAAGCCCATTAGTCCGGTGTTTAGTACCTTTGTGCTGACGGTGAACGATGGCACCTACAAGGTGTACGGATCGGCGCTTACCTTCTACGAGGATTACGA CGAGTCCCAGTTGTCGGAGGATCAGAAGGAGCTGCTCGGTTGGGATGAGACCTTTGGGGCCCAGCACTCGCTGCACATGATCAAGGCGATTTGCCTGCTGTCGCATCATCCCTTTGGCGACACCTTCGACAAGTGGCTGAAGTACCTTCAC CGCATGGTATTGTATGGCGTCAATATACCCATTCCCGTGGAGCGTTATATAACGCAGCTATTGGACGAGGTGCCATTTCCGGCGCCAAGTATTCACCTGCAGCTGTCCAGCGAGTCGAATGATCGCATTCTGCTCACGCAGCCGGAAGATTCGCCGCTGCCAAGAAGCGGCGCTGGCTTTCACATGCTACTCCAAAACCTGGGCACCGACAACTGCCTGCATGTGCTCCTGCTGGCCCTCACCGAACAGAAGATACTCATCCACTCGCTCAG GCCTGCCACCTTGACGGCCGTGGCCGAGGCCATTGTTTCGCTGCTGTTCCCCTTCAAGTGGCAGTGTCCGTACATACCGCTCTGTCCCCTTGGCCTGGCCGAGGTGCTGCACGCCCCATTGCCGTACTTGATTGGCGTGGACTCGCGCTTCTTCGATCTGTATGAGCCGCCCACGGATGTGACCTGCATTGATCTGGACACGAACAATATAAGC TTGTGCGAATCGCAGCGTCACTTGTCGCCAAAGCTGCTGCCCAAACGGGCTGCCCGCCTGCTCCGCCATACCCTGACCGAGCTGGAGAACGCCAAGCCCATCAGCTACGACTCAACGAATAGCCTGGATCGGGACATTAGGAAGCGAAAGCGGGAACTGGTGCTGGAGCAGCGCATTCAGGAGGCCTTCCTGCTGTTTATGGCCAGCATTTTGCGCGGCTATAGGGACTTTCTGGTGCCCATTTCCAAGGCCCCTTCGGTGGGGGCCACCGATCCGAGTGCCCTCTTCCAGCTGAAGGCCTTCCTCCGGTCACGGGATAAG TCCTACCAGAAGTTCTTTGAGCTACTGATGAAGACCCAGATGTTCATCCGGTTCATCGAGGAGCGCTCCTTCGTCTCGGACGGCGACCATGGGCTGAGCTTCTTCGACGAGTGCGCGGAAAAGGTGGGCAACTACGATGAGACGCCGGCGCAACTGCATCTGGTGGACTGGGATACGGGCCAGAATAGTGAGCGCACCAAGTATATCTTTCCGCCGGATGGCGGCGTTACACCAGGACCGCACGAGGAGCCGGCCTACAACTATGAGAACTTTACTCTGCAGCCGCAGCTATTGGAGGGCACCAAGAAGACGGCTCTGTCCAAGttcctgcagctgcagctgaacGCCTCGCTGTCGCCAGGATCGCCAATTGCCCGACGGACCAAGCACGAGATCAAGCTGTCCCAGAAGATGGCCAGCCGGTGTCAGCAGCATCCAGAGGCATGGTCCAAGTACCTGCTGGCCACCTGCTATTCGCTGTACTTCCTCATCCTGCCCTCGATGGTGCTGGATACGCGGCATGCGGGCAAGGAGCCGGACATATTGCGCGCGGCGTACGATGTCCTGGTGCGGGCCAGTCGGCTGAAGATTACCTGCGATGAGTTCTGCTACCGGATCATGATGCAGCTCTGCGGCATCCACAATCTGCCCGTCCTGGCCGTGCGCCTGCACTACCTGATGAAGCGATCGGGCGTCCAGGCGAATGCCCTCACCTATGGCTTCTACAATCGCTGCGTGCTGGAGTCCCAGTGGCCGAGTGACAGCACCACGCTGAGCCAGATCCGTTGGAATCGCATCAAGAACGTGGTTCTGGGAGCGGCGCAGTTCCGGAGAGCTGGCAAGCGGCGGGCAGCAGCCAAG GTGAGCAAGTCGCTGAGCGCCTCGGAGGATCAGAATCTTAGCACTCTGGAGACAGTGGACGGTCAGTCGCGTAGCAGCCTGGCCTCCTCGGGCGGCGGCGATGGTactggcggtggcggtggccacGGACTGCTCGACTTTGCCGCCTTCGATCGGCTGCGCAACAAGCTGGGTAGCATTGTCCGCCAGACGGTGACGGGGGGCAGCAATGATGCCATGCTGCCCACGGATGTCGGCGAGCCGAATGCTCCGCAtgcagccacgcccacctaTGGCGGCGACACTGATATCCTGGCAAAGgccctgcagcagcagcagccgcgcAAGCAAATTATGAGCATCGGtggcggcgacgacgacgacgacgaagaagaagaggacgaggaggacgatgATGAGTACACGGCGGGATCGCCCAGCACATCGCCACAGAAGCAACAGGAGACGGGCTCCCATGAGCTGCAGTTTAGTGGCGGTGGCGACTATGAGGCCGATGAGGAGGATGACGATGCGGAAGCGCAGGATGACGATGATCGTGTGGCCGCCTCCCAGCGCCCCAGACAGCAGCGGGTCCAGAGTCCAACCAA GATATCACCGCGTACCCCCGTCACCCAGAACGATCCGCTGGGTGCCCTCAATGAGGAGGAGTCAGCAGCAGGAACTGGCGCcacacctgctgctgctgctgctgccgaggAGCAACAGGAGCATCAGCCAAGGCAGGTGGACAGCAGCCTGTACAGCGACAAGCCGATACTCTTCCGCGGCCAGAGGAGTGCCACTTTTGACGAGTCGACACAGATTGGGAAGAGCATGCACCGGTCGGAGACGATGCCGGTGGCCAGCAGCGGGGTGACCCACAGTCTGGCCAATATCGGATCCTCGCTGAAGTTCACATTTGG ACGTTATTCACCCGCACGATTGTCCCTTAAGAAAGACTTGAAATTGCCCGCCAATATTATAGAAAACATATCGAGCATAAG TCCCAGCTTGACGGGCAAAAAGTCGAACGAGCTCATCCAGGGCAGCCTGAGCAGCATCAAGTATGCCGCCAACTCGCTGACCAAGAAGTTCGATGAGATTAAGGGCGCCATATCGGCCAACTCGACGCCGACAAAGACGAACAATGGGcaacatcagcatcagcagcagcatcatcatcaccacccgcaccatcatcatcatcaccatcatctGCATCAGCAGCATGGCAATccggagctggaggagcatgatgctgctgctgttccttCCTCAGCCGTTCACGAGGATGGCAAGCTGCGGCGGGTGTCAAGTGATTTGGATCCCTGGGGCAGGCTCAGCGAGTCGCGCAAGTCTAGCTACAACAACCTGGTGCCGCTGGGCGAGAACACATCCAGCGGGGCCCTGCACATGCACGCCTTTCCCGCGCTGCCCGACAATCTCTACAGTGTGACAGGAgag AATGCCGCGGACAGGGACTGCGATGTGTTGATTCAGCTGACGACGTGCTCACAGTGCCACAACTGCTCGGTGCTCGTCTACGACGAGGAGATCATGAGCGGGTGGACGGCGGAGGACTCTAACCTGAATACCACCTGCCATGCCTGCAACAAGCTCACGGTGCCCTTCCTCAGCGTGCAGATCGAACGgcaggaggcggaggcggaggtggAGGCGGACCAGCTGGAGGGCAGCAGCTCCAAGGATCAAAACGGAActagcagcagtagcagcagcctGACAGTGCCGTATCTAAATCCCCTGGTGCTGCgcaaggagctggagaacATACTCACCCAGGAAGGCGACATGGCGCTCATCAAGCCCGCCTTTGTCGAGGAGCACCCCATTATATATTGGAATCTGCTCTGGCTTATGGAGCGGATCGAGGGCAAGACGCACCTGCCGGAGTTATGTCTGCCCGTGCCG AGCGACAAGGAGCAGCTGGATCCGCTGAGCAAGGTGAAGACAGTGCACATCCAGTGCCTGTGGGACAATCTCAGTCTGCATAGCGAGGCCAGCGGCCCGCCCATGTACATACTGTACCGGGAGGTACAGCCGACGAGCCTGTTTGCCGATCAGCAGGCGCAGCTCAACAAGAA TGTCATTCAGCAAATCATTTCGGCCATTCGATGCAACGATTTGGCCACTCCCCTGAAACGCTTGGCCAACGAGCGGCACAAGCTCAAGAGCGATGGCGTGGAAAGATCGCACTCCTTCTATCGCGACATCCTCTTCCTGGCCCTGACCGCCATCGGCCGGACGAACGTGGATCTGGCCACATTCCATCGCGAGTATGCGGCCGTCTTTGACAAGCTAACAGAGCGGGAGTGCAATATGTATTATCGCAACCAGGATCTGCCGCCCTCGGCCTCGACCATCTTCTGTCGCGCCTACTTCCGGCCTCTACTGCTGCCCTGA